Proteins encoded by one window of Kiritimatiellia bacterium:
- a CDS encoding DUF2764 domain-containing protein, with amino-acid sequence MKYAYFAASLPALVFNSPPPMSVEQFRAAAARLLTPADRATLDALLEGAPSEHPFVAEWRARDTQLRNAVARARAAAAGIEARPFLHEHTGWDVALERSVMDAMGRPTPLERELELDRCRWHLAEDLARFRPFDLEGVLAYALKLRILERWSRMDADAGRRRLSEWVERAVRGTAGER; translated from the coding sequence GTGAAATACGCATACTTTGCGGCGAGTCTGCCGGCGCTGGTGTTCAACTCCCCGCCGCCGATGTCGGTGGAGCAGTTTCGTGCCGCGGCGGCGCGGCTGCTGACGCCGGCCGACAGGGCGACGCTCGATGCGTTATTGGAGGGGGCCCCCTCGGAACATCCGTTCGTTGCGGAGTGGCGCGCGCGGGACACGCAGCTGCGCAACGCGGTCGCACGTGCGCGAGCGGCGGCGGCCGGGATCGAGGCGCGTCCCTTCCTGCACGAACACACCGGTTGGGACGTCGCGCTGGAGCGGTCGGTGATGGACGCGATGGGCCGGCCGACGCCGCTAGAGCGGGAGCTGGAGCTGGACCGGTGCCGCTGGCATCTGGCGGAGGACCTGGCGCGGTTCCGCCCGTTCGATCTGGAGGGCGTGCTGGCTTATGCGTTGAAGCTGCGGATCCTGGAGCGCTGGAGCCGGATGGACGCGGACGCCGGCCGGCGACGTCTTTCGGAGTGGGTCGAGCGGGCGGTCCGCGGTACGGCCGGGGAGCGTTGA
- a CDS encoding ATPase, protein MAEELQHLIERIRADAIERAEAEAARILAQAREKAAAEVREAERRAREILEKAERDAAVFAERAKRTLEQAARDLLIAVGQGIENILHDIVSDAVDRALDIATLQQMMLKIAQAYCQRQGEESRVEFLISEQDQQQIIAFFADQYRQKLVQGITIRAESGLRGGFRVALKDGHVYHDFTKPAIAEALSRFLRPHLAEIVHRAAEEPAESAESTTGGGARA, encoded by the coding sequence ATGGCCGAGGAACTTCAACATCTGATCGAACGGATTCGCGCCGACGCGATCGAACGCGCGGAGGCCGAGGCGGCACGGATTCTGGCGCAGGCGCGGGAGAAGGCGGCCGCGGAGGTGCGCGAGGCGGAACGACGCGCACGGGAGATCCTGGAGAAGGCCGAACGCGATGCGGCGGTGTTTGCGGAACGTGCGAAACGCACACTGGAGCAGGCCGCGCGAGATCTGCTGATCGCGGTCGGTCAGGGCATCGAGAACATTCTGCACGACATTGTCAGCGACGCGGTGGACCGCGCGTTGGACATCGCAACGCTGCAGCAGATGATGCTGAAGATCGCGCAGGCGTACTGTCAACGACAGGGCGAGGAAAGCCGGGTGGAGTTCCTCATCAGCGAGCAGGACCAGCAGCAGATCATCGCGTTTTTTGCCGACCAGTACCGCCAGAAGCTGGTGCAGGGCATCACGATCCGGGCGGAGAGCGGTCTGCGGGGCGGATTCCGCGTCGCGCTGAAGGATGGGCATGTCTATCACGATTTTACGAAACCGGCGATCGCGGAGGCGTTGAGCCGCTTTCTGCGGCCGCATTTGGCGGAGATCGTGCATCGCGCGGCAGAGGAGCCCGCCGAAAGCGCCGAGTCGACGACCGGCGGAGGCGCCCGCGCGTGA
- a CDS encoding M60 family metallopeptidase yields the protein MAWRCVLTAAAVHCDATGVRATPASRPVIPAPATAEELPTPPPQWPRSAVPGELVVFGPRSRVWLTGRRDGVEVPMGAVAEAGRGRVVALAHDGFLPGAAAAPGSSGWLMALVRWVAGAAAHSRPLRVATVGWGGAERVLQAGGGEVVALEPTGAVSSEVVIAVGRRIPIEAIEKLAAHVEGGGGLIIAETAWSWTGDGRRLSEHPANRLCARWGILWTAETCEFPLSVDHPPTAGASLTHAFAAFNALESGAARSQLPQATAILNAAIRWLPDDDTLLRPLLDEKLGRCSWDPPVPARPAQREEWLRRAAITWAMRGARARRPHDVRALPGVDVFPGAVPPEADRSRRELVLDLSPEGWVSTGLYVPPGEPVRIELEAEAQEARLTARIGAHTDRLWQLDEWRRYPEISCAIQLTNSFVTVASPFGGLLYLERAGPAPRNALRVRVSGAVEAPLFRRGITPPEDWQRSRQAPAPWGELVGRRVILTLPSDRLRGLEDPEGLMESWDRVLDACAELAGRPAERARPERIVPDVQISAGYMHSGYPIMTHADQYEVLVSRAAVLQGQWGLFHELGHNHQEPDWTFEGTAEVTVNLFTLYVLETVCGRPPLTGHPQITPQAQRRLWQRYVAGGRRFEDWKREPFLALGMYMQLRAAFGWEPFRRVFAEYRALPRAERPRTDEECRDQWLVRLSRSVGRNLGPWFEAWGVPTSAAARARVAELPPWMPESWSPAEREAAPQR from the coding sequence ATGGCGTGGCGGTGCGTCCTCACCGCCGCAGCGGTGCACTGCGACGCTACAGGGGTTCGCGCGACGCCCGCCTCCCGGCCCGTGATTCCCGCCCCGGCCACGGCGGAGGAACTGCCCACGCCCCCGCCGCAGTGGCCGCGCTCCGCGGTGCCGGGCGAACTGGTGGTGTTTGGACCACGCAGCCGCGTGTGGCTGACCGGGCGGCGCGACGGCGTCGAGGTACCCATGGGAGCTGTTGCGGAAGCGGGGCGCGGCCGCGTCGTTGCGCTGGCACACGATGGATTTTTGCCGGGAGCGGCGGCGGCGCCCGGGTCGAGCGGCTGGCTGATGGCGTTGGTGCGGTGGGTGGCTGGGGCGGCGGCGCACAGCCGGCCACTCCGGGTAGCCACCGTCGGATGGGGCGGTGCGGAGCGTGTGCTGCAGGCGGGCGGAGGGGAAGTCGTTGCGCTGGAGCCGACCGGCGCGGTGTCGTCCGAGGTGGTCATCGCGGTCGGGCGTCGGATCCCTATCGAAGCGATCGAAAAGCTGGCGGCCCACGTGGAGGGCGGCGGCGGGCTGATCATTGCGGAGACCGCTTGGTCGTGGACCGGCGACGGCCGGCGGCTGAGCGAACATCCCGCCAACCGCCTGTGTGCACGGTGGGGTATTCTGTGGACGGCTGAAACGTGCGAGTTCCCTCTGTCGGTGGACCATCCGCCAACTGCGGGCGCTTCGCTGACCCACGCATTTGCCGCGTTCAACGCGCTGGAGTCCGGCGCAGCGAGGTCCCAGCTGCCACAGGCCACGGCGATTCTCAACGCGGCCATTCGCTGGCTGCCTGACGACGACACGTTGCTTCGGCCCCTGCTCGATGAAAAGCTGGGCCGGTGTTCGTGGGATCCGCCCGTGCCGGCACGGCCGGCGCAGCGGGAGGAGTGGCTTCGGCGGGCAGCCATCACGTGGGCGATGCGGGGTGCACGTGCGCGGCGACCGCATGATGTTCGTGCGCTGCCCGGAGTGGACGTGTTCCCGGGCGCGGTGCCGCCCGAGGCGGACCGGAGCCGGCGGGAGCTCGTGCTCGATCTCAGCCCGGAGGGATGGGTTTCGACGGGCCTGTATGTGCCGCCGGGCGAACCGGTCCGCATCGAGCTTGAGGCGGAGGCACAGGAGGCCCGTCTCACCGCCCGCATCGGCGCTCACACGGACCGGCTTTGGCAGCTGGATGAATGGAGGCGATATCCGGAGATTTCGTGCGCGATTCAGCTTACGAATTCGTTCGTGACAGTGGCCAGTCCGTTCGGGGGGTTACTCTATCTCGAGCGCGCTGGGCCTGCGCCCAGGAACGCGCTGCGGGTGAGGGTCAGCGGTGCGGTGGAGGCGCCGTTGTTCCGGCGCGGAATCACCCCTCCGGAGGACTGGCAACGCTCGCGGCAGGCTCCGGCGCCCTGGGGCGAACTGGTCGGCCGGCGGGTGATTCTGACGCTACCCTCCGACCGGCTGCGCGGCCTTGAGGATCCTGAGGGACTGATGGAGAGCTGGGACCGCGTGCTGGACGCCTGCGCGGAGCTCGCCGGCCGCCCCGCCGAGCGCGCGCGGCCGGAGCGAATTGTGCCAGATGTTCAGATCAGTGCCGGCTACATGCACTCTGGCTACCCCATCATGACGCATGCCGATCAGTACGAGGTACTGGTCAGCCGGGCGGCGGTCCTGCAGGGCCAGTGGGGGTTGTTCCACGAGCTTGGCCACAACCATCAGGAGCCCGACTGGACTTTCGAGGGCACCGCCGAGGTCACGGTCAACCTCTTCACCCTGTACGTGCTGGAAACCGTGTGCGGTCGTCCCCCCCTCACCGGCCATCCCCAGATTACTCCGCAGGCGCAGCGGCGGTTGTGGCAGCGGTATGTCGCCGGCGGCCGGCGCTTCGAAGACTGGAAGCGGGAGCCCTTTCTGGCCCTCGGCATGTACATGCAGCTGCGCGCCGCATTCGGTTGGGAACCATTCCGTCGTGTGTTCGCCGAGTACCGGGCGCTGCCGCGCGCCGAACGCCCCCGCACGGACGAAGAATGTCGCGATCAGTGGCTAGTTCGCCTCTCCCGGTCTGTGGGCCGGAATCTGGGGCCGTGGTTTGAGGCGTGGGGTGTGCCGACCTCCGCGGCCGCTCGGGCACGGGTCGCGGAGTTGCCGCCGTGGATGCCGGAGAGCTGGTCGCCGGCGGAACGGGAAGCTGCTCCGCAGCGGTGA
- a CDS encoding 2-hydroxyacid dehydrogenase: protein MPVAVFDAKPYDRDFLEPAFRRAGFEGRWLTPRLGPDTVRLAEGSPAACVFVHDDVSAPVVEALVRLGVRILALRCAGFNHVDLVAAGGRLTVVRVPSYSPHAVAEHAVALLLALNRKVHRAWLRTRDNNFSIHGLLGFDLYGKTAGLIGLGQIGRVMAGILRGFGMRVLGHDPHPDTEWAARTGVELTDLDHLYRDSDVISLHCPLTPETQGLINAAAIARMKRGVMLINTGRGRLIDTRALLAGLKSGRIGAAGLDVYEEEERYFFEDFSASGIEDDLLARLTTFPNVLITSHQAFFTREAMSAIAETTARNLRQFFDGRPPENEICHRCARTPEPCPRLPSA, encoded by the coding sequence ATTCCGGTTGCGGTGTTCGACGCCAAACCGTACGACCGAGACTTTCTCGAGCCGGCGTTCCGACGGGCGGGGTTCGAGGGCCGCTGGCTGACGCCGCGGCTGGGACCCGACACTGTCCGGCTCGCCGAAGGATCACCCGCGGCCTGCGTATTTGTGCACGACGATGTCTCCGCACCGGTGGTCGAGGCGCTCGTGCGGCTGGGCGTGCGTATCCTCGCGCTGCGTTGCGCTGGGTTCAATCACGTCGACCTGGTCGCCGCCGGTGGCCGCCTCACGGTGGTCCGTGTGCCCTCGTACTCGCCGCACGCGGTGGCGGAGCACGCGGTGGCACTACTGCTGGCGCTGAACCGCAAAGTGCACCGGGCATGGCTTCGCACCCGTGACAACAACTTCTCCATCCACGGCCTTCTCGGCTTCGACCTGTACGGGAAAACCGCGGGGCTGATCGGGCTGGGGCAGATCGGCCGGGTTATGGCGGGCATTCTGCGGGGATTCGGCATGCGCGTGCTTGGTCATGACCCGCATCCCGACACCGAGTGGGCCGCGCGCACCGGCGTGGAGCTGACGGATCTCGACCATCTCTATCGCGACTCCGACGTGATCTCTCTCCACTGCCCCCTCACCCCCGAAACGCAGGGGTTGATCAACGCCGCGGCGATCGCGCGCATGAAGCGCGGCGTGATGCTCATCAACACCGGCCGCGGGCGCCTGATCGACACCCGCGCACTGCTGGCGGGCCTCAAGAGCGGCCGGATCGGCGCCGCCGGCCTCGACGTCTACGAGGAAGAAGAGCGGTACTTTTTCGAGGACTTCTCCGCCTCGGGCATCGAGGACGACCTGCTGGCACGCCTCACCACCTTCCCAAACGTGCTGATCACCTCGCACCAGGCGTTCTTCACCCGCGAAGCAATGAGTGCCATCGCGGAAACTACCGCGCGCAACCTGCGACAGTTCTTCGACGGCCGTCCGCCGGAGAACGAAATCTGTCACCGCTGCGCGCGGACTCCGGAGCCGTGCCCCCGGCTCCCCTCCGCCTGA
- a CDS encoding MFS transporter, whose amino-acid sequence MNWPLYTKLSLMMGLQYAIWGAWAPVLAARLLGPLKLNGKQTGWVYGTLPLACIVAPLLSGQLADRYFNSEHILVAAHLLGALFMFLAARQERFAPLLGAMFGHSFCYAATLPLVNAVMFAHVTPQSGINVGHVFMWAPIAWALVGYALSAWRFRFKTGERGVDCMYLAAGLAVVMALACLTLPATPPARQGTAPILDAIAMLKQPNFLVFVLVSMVMAGLMQFYFLGSAPFLQSIGIGNRSVPATMAIAQAVQTVATFLLLGPMTTKLGFKATLIVGAVSWAMLYGVYAFSTSRPVVVAAQALHGVAYVLFIIAGQMLANTMATEAVRSSMQALIFAATTGVGLFLGTQLAGAVMDRYGGEGGFNWSKIFAVPFAIAVISIVIFAAAFQA is encoded by the coding sequence ATGAACTGGCCGCTCTACACCAAACTCAGCCTGATGATGGGCCTGCAGTACGCGATCTGGGGTGCGTGGGCGCCGGTGCTGGCCGCTCGGCTTCTCGGACCGCTGAAGCTCAACGGCAAGCAAACCGGCTGGGTGTACGGCACGCTGCCGCTGGCCTGCATCGTCGCGCCGCTGCTCTCGGGTCAACTCGCCGACCGCTATTTCAACAGCGAGCACATCCTGGTGGCGGCCCATCTGCTGGGAGCGCTGTTCATGTTTCTGGCCGCGCGCCAGGAGAGGTTTGCGCCGCTGCTGGGCGCGATGTTCGGGCATTCCTTCTGCTATGCGGCGACGCTGCCGCTGGTGAACGCGGTGATGTTTGCGCACGTGACGCCGCAGAGCGGCATCAACGTCGGCCACGTTTTCATGTGGGCACCGATCGCGTGGGCGCTGGTCGGTTACGCGCTCAGCGCCTGGCGATTCCGCTTCAAGACCGGTGAACGCGGTGTGGACTGCATGTATCTGGCCGCCGGCCTCGCCGTCGTGATGGCGCTGGCCTGTCTGACGCTGCCCGCGACGCCGCCCGCGCGACAGGGTACAGCGCCGATTCTGGACGCGATCGCGATGCTGAAGCAGCCGAACTTTCTCGTATTCGTGCTCGTCTCGATGGTGATGGCCGGTCTGATGCAGTTCTATTTCCTGGGCTCGGCCCCCTTCCTGCAGAGCATCGGCATCGGCAACCGCAGCGTCCCCGCAACGATGGCGATCGCGCAGGCCGTTCAGACGGTCGCGACGTTTCTGCTGCTCGGGCCGATGACGACAAAGCTCGGATTTAAAGCCACACTGATCGTCGGTGCGGTGTCATGGGCGATGCTGTACGGCGTCTATGCGTTTTCGACCTCAAGGCCGGTGGTGGTCGCCGCGCAGGCGCTCCACGGCGTCGCCTATGTCCTCTTCATCATCGCTGGCCAGATGCTGGCCAACACCATGGCGACCGAGGCGGTTCGCAGTTCGATGCAGGCGCTCATCTTTGCCGCGACCACGGGGGTTGGACTGTTTCTCGGTACCCAGCTGGCCGGCGCGGTGATGGACCGCTACGGAGGGGAAGGCGGGTTCAACTGGTCGAAGATCTTCGCGGTGCCGTTTGCGATCGCAGTGATCAGCATCGTGATCTTCGCGGCCGCATTCCAGGCCTGA